The Phycisphaeraceae bacterium genome has a window encoding:
- a CDS encoding protein kinase, protein MSVPPRAHAMNHETTTWFSDEERLLGEVRAARQRGGKPPVISGYDDLAELGRGGQGVVYRAVQRSTGQRVAIKVLLDGGLASESSRRRFEREIDLAARLRHPNIVRIYDSGESQDGRLFFVMEHLDGVSLAEHLRGLGDAATIPIDDILRLFIRIASAVNFAHQRGVIHRDLKPSNVRIDAAGEPHVLDFGLATLADESHGGAVWRTISSDHFVGSLPWTSPEQARGEGTNADTRTDVYALGVMLYQALTGRFPYPVEGPVRESLNHIIESTPLRPRALNRRIPDEVETILLKALAKEPPRRYQSAGEFAEDLRRYLEGQTILARPDTLRYRTVKFVRRNRLAVTAGSLVLASLIVGLGVSIWQAGVAQNHRTRAERRFEEARRFVRTLIFESDQFTRDLPGRTQVKELMVSQALPYLDLLTAESGGDPSLEVELASAYLKIGDLQGRPNTPNLGDTAGALASYGKALSIIHPHATEANPEARRVEAELRAGRADVLAWRGDLTEALDEARAANRIRAALSTRANPDLNDHVMLAFSHVRLGDLLGNPSFPNLGRSDEARQQYHQAESIIVPLERAQPQSFGVRRVLGVVHERLGTLLESAGRHAEAASHFTRSLEVRQALAAAFPEDINAVRDLAIALEKMGNVQSASGETEAAMTSYVEASRHFDALAANDPANMDARRTSAVHHEKIGNLRQFDGDVLGAVKSFEVALDGYRTVMERDPTSRQARQMFAIGCIKVGDALGHPAFPNAGKPEEARAHYLRALETFERLVQEDPDNPGRQRLLGLSQERVGTMHLLLGERAAARAMFEQSSRLRDELARRMTGDPEIQRDAAIAHQKLGEVLDEEGDLSESIRQLAEARDRFELLTARHPDNHQFRRDVAVVSGRLGDVLARQAALIADAADRTLHWRRAREAYARAQALWRRLEEADRLSDHDLAMAPRLAESVARCDAALADLVRASVEDDQ, encoded by the coding sequence ATGTCCGTGCCACCCCGCGCCCACGCCATGAATCACGAGACGACGACATGGTTCAGTGACGAGGAGCGGCTGCTGGGCGAGGTCCGCGCGGCGCGTCAGCGCGGCGGGAAGCCGCCGGTCATCTCCGGGTATGACGATCTGGCTGAACTGGGTCGCGGCGGACAGGGCGTCGTCTACCGGGCGGTGCAGCGATCCACCGGACAGCGCGTGGCGATCAAGGTGCTCCTCGATGGCGGCCTGGCGTCTGAGTCGTCTCGCCGACGATTCGAGCGCGAAATCGACCTGGCCGCCCGCCTGCGGCATCCCAACATCGTGCGCATCTACGACAGCGGCGAGTCGCAGGACGGACGGCTCTTCTTCGTGATGGAGCATCTCGACGGCGTCTCCCTTGCCGAGCACCTGCGCGGCCTGGGTGATGCCGCGACGATTCCCATCGATGACATCCTTCGGCTGTTCATCCGCATCGCCTCGGCGGTGAACTTCGCTCACCAGCGCGGCGTCATTCACCGCGACCTCAAGCCATCCAATGTCCGGATCGACGCCGCCGGAGAGCCCCATGTCCTCGACTTCGGCCTGGCCACGCTGGCGGACGAATCGCACGGCGGTGCGGTATGGCGAACCATCTCCAGCGACCACTTCGTCGGCTCGCTGCCGTGGACCAGCCCGGAGCAGGCGCGCGGCGAAGGCACCAACGCCGACACCCGCACCGACGTGTACGCCCTGGGCGTCATGCTCTACCAGGCGCTCACCGGGCGCTTCCCCTATCCGGTCGAGGGGCCGGTCCGCGAGTCGCTCAATCACATCATCGAATCGACGCCGCTGCGTCCGCGCGCGCTCAACCGGCGTATTCCCGACGAGGTGGAGACGATTCTCCTGAAGGCGCTCGCCAAGGAGCCGCCCCGCCGATACCAGAGCGCGGGCGAGTTCGCCGAGGATCTGCGCCGCTACCTCGAAGGCCAGACGATTCTGGCCCGCCCGGACACGCTTCGATACCGCACGGTCAAGTTCGTCCGCCGCAACCGGCTGGCGGTGACGGCCGGCTCTCTTGTGCTCGCCTCCCTGATCGTGGGGCTGGGCGTGTCCATCTGGCAGGCCGGCGTGGCCCAGAATCACCGCACCCGCGCCGAGCGCCGCTTCGAAGAGGCCAGGCGATTCGTCCGCACGCTCATTTTCGAGTCGGATCAGTTCACGCGCGATCTGCCCGGACGCACGCAGGTGAAGGAGCTCATGGTCTCCCAGGCGCTTCCATACCTGGACCTTCTCACCGCCGAGTCAGGCGGAGACCCTTCGCTGGAAGTGGAGCTGGCAAGCGCGTACCTCAAGATCGGCGACCTGCAGGGACGACCCAACACGCCCAACCTCGGCGACACCGCCGGCGCCCTGGCCAGCTACGGCAAGGCGCTGTCGATCATCCACCCCCACGCCACCGAAGCCAACCCCGAGGCGAGACGGGTGGAAGCGGAGCTTCGAGCCGGTCGCGCCGATGTGCTGGCGTGGCGCGGCGACCTGACCGAAGCATTGGACGAGGCGCGGGCCGCCAACAGGATTCGCGCCGCGCTGAGCACGCGAGCCAACCCCGATCTCAACGATCACGTCATGCTGGCCTTCAGCCACGTGCGGCTGGGCGACCTGCTGGGCAACCCGAGCTTTCCCAACCTCGGGCGATCAGATGAGGCGCGGCAGCAGTACCACCAGGCCGAGTCGATCATTGTTCCGCTGGAGCGGGCGCAGCCGCAGAGCTTCGGCGTGCGCCGCGTCCTCGGCGTTGTTCACGAGCGCCTGGGAACGCTGCTGGAATCGGCGGGACGGCACGCCGAGGCGGCCTCGCACTTCACGCGGTCCCTCGAGGTTCGCCAGGCCCTCGCCGCGGCCTTTCCCGAGGATATCAACGCCGTGCGCGACCTCGCCATCGCCCTGGAGAAGATGGGCAATGTTCAGAGCGCTTCCGGTGAGACCGAGGCGGCGATGACGTCCTACGTGGAGGCCTCGCGTCACTTCGACGCGCTCGCCGCCAATGACCCCGCCAACATGGACGCCCGCCGCACCAGCGCGGTGCATCACGAAAAAATCGGCAACCTGCGGCAGTTCGACGGCGACGTGCTCGGCGCGGTGAAGTCGTTCGAGGTTGCGCTTGACGGGTACCGCACCGTCATGGAGCGCGACCCGACCAGTCGGCAGGCGAGGCAGATGTTCGCCATCGGCTGCATCAAGGTGGGCGACGCGCTGGGTCACCCGGCCTTCCCCAACGCCGGGAAACCGGAAGAAGCCCGCGCCCACTACCTGCGCGCCCTGGAGACCTTCGAGCGACTCGTGCAGGAGGATCCGGACAACCCCGGTCGTCAGCGCCTCCTGGGGCTTTCGCAGGAGCGCGTGGGCACGATGCATCTGTTGCTGGGAGAACGCGCCGCGGCGAGAGCCATGTTCGAGCAGTCCTCGCGCCTCCGCGATGAGCTGGCCCGCCGGATGACGGGCGATCCGGAGATTCAGCGCGACGCCGCCATCGCTCATCAGAAACTGGGGGAGGTTCTGGACGAGGAAGGCGACCTCTCCGAATCCATTCGACAACTCGCGGAAGCACGGGATCGGTTCGAGCTGCTGACGGCGCGGCACCCGGACAACCACCAGTTCCGGCGCGACGTGGCGGTCGTCAGTGGACGGCTCGGCGACGTGCTCGCAAGACAGGCCGCTCTCATTGCCGACGCCGCCGATCGCACCCTTCACTGGCGCCGCGCCCGCGAGGCCTACGCCCGGGCGCAGGCGCTCTGGCGACGTCTCGAGGAGGCCGACCGTCTCAGCGACCACGACCTGGCGATGGCGCCGCGGCTGGCGGAGTCGGTGGCGCGGTGCGACGCCGCCCTGGCCGACCTGGTGCGGGCGTCCGTTGAAGATGATCAATGA
- a CDS encoding succinate dehydrogenase/fumarate reductase iron-sulfur subunit, which produces MPQVTFRIWRGDKNGGSFKEYSTNVTEGMVVLDCVHQIQAESAPDLACRWNCKAGKCGSCSAEINGMPKLMCMTRMDTLPTDQPVTIEPMHAFPSIRDLVTDVSWNYRVKKRIKPFTPRKPDAPDGTWRMDQADVDRVQEFRKCIECFLCQDVCHVLRDHHKHDEFWGPRFFVYAAALEMHPLDTEDRLKDLKDDGNLGYCNITKCCTKVCPEHITITDNAIIPLKERVIDEFYDPVKKLFRIFRPAKKAAGAR; this is translated from the coding sequence ATGCCCCAAGTCACTTTCCGAATCTGGCGCGGCGACAAGAACGGCGGCTCGTTCAAGGAGTACTCCACCAACGTCACCGAAGGCATGGTGGTGCTTGATTGCGTGCATCAGATCCAGGCGGAAAGCGCGCCGGACCTGGCCTGCCGCTGGAACTGCAAGGCCGGCAAGTGCGGGTCGTGCTCCGCCGAGATCAACGGCATGCCCAAACTCATGTGCATGACGCGCATGGACACGCTGCCGACGGACCAGCCCGTCACCATCGAGCCGATGCACGCCTTTCCGTCGATCCGCGACCTCGTCACCGATGTGTCGTGGAACTACCGCGTCAAGAAGCGGATCAAGCCCTTCACCCCCCGCAAGCCCGATGCGCCGGACGGCACCTGGCGCATGGACCAGGCGGATGTGGACCGGGTGCAGGAGTTCCGCAAGTGCATCGAGTGCTTCCTGTGCCAGGACGTCTGCCACGTGCTGCGCGACCACCACAAGCACGATGAGTTCTGGGGACCGCGGTTCTTCGTCTACGCCGCCGCGCTGGAGATGCACCCGCTGGACACCGAAGACCGGCTGAAGGATCTGAAGGATGACGGCAACCTCGGCTACTGCAACATCACCAAGTGCTGCACCAAGGTGTGCCCGGAGCACATCACCATCACGGACAACGCCATCATTCCGCTCAAGGAGCGGGTGATCGACGAGTTCTACGACCCGGTGAAGAAACTTTTCCGCATCTTCCGGCCGGCCAAGAAGGCGGCCGGCGCCCGCTGA
- a CDS encoding sigma-70 family RNA polymerase sigma factor produces MFFWCILLEASAGAIRVLVHSTHVTLLARLADVEDHAAWTEFAARYGDLIRNVAERKGLQPSDCDDVVQDVLLALTRRMPGFEYDPTRGKFRSYLKTVTLHAIFRRSRQKAGDVELEGMGSRAEAFGAETPSDEQWDLEWRQYHLRLAMRTIEIEFSEQDRQAFSLYAIDGRDARDTADELGLSVDQVYQAKSRILRRLSALVAEQVAEEG; encoded by the coding sequence ATGTTTTTCTGGTGTATCCTCTTGGAAGCGTCGGCCGGAGCCATTCGCGTGCTGGTTCACTCCACCCATGTCACCCTGCTCGCCCGGCTTGCCGACGTGGAAGACCACGCCGCGTGGACCGAGTTCGCCGCACGCTACGGCGACCTGATCCGCAACGTCGCGGAGCGCAAAGGACTGCAACCCTCGGATTGCGATGACGTGGTCCAGGACGTGCTGCTCGCCCTGACCCGTCGGATGCCCGGATTCGAGTACGACCCGACCAGGGGCAAGTTCCGTTCGTATCTGAAGACCGTGACGCTTCACGCCATTTTCCGGCGATCGCGTCAGAAGGCGGGCGATGTGGAGCTAGAGGGAATGGGGTCGCGCGCCGAGGCGTTCGGCGCCGAGACGCCATCCGATGAGCAATGGGACTTGGAATGGAGGCAGTACCACCTGCGCCTGGCGATGCGAACGATCGAAATCGAGTTCTCCGAGCAGGACCGCCAGGCCTTCTCCCTGTACGCCATTGACGGGCGTGACGCCCGCGACACGGCGGACGAACTGGGCCTGAGCGTGGATCAGGTGTACCAGGCCAAGTCGCGCATCCTGCGGCGACTGTCCGCTCTGGTCGCCGAACAGGTGGCCGAGGAAGGTTGA
- a CDS encoding FHA domain-containing protein, which produces MFGEGVREQGEQPRDSGVGDVGPSAAILHVQRVGGRRRRQVELGAMPLTIGRSSENALVLRHGDVSRRHCVVEPCPEGFRLNDLGSRFGTLVNGERVAMRLLSDSDRIRIGPYELIVSLVGEASTPAPTASAHGGGAVGPPSGFAPSDAPAQSGNHRNAVPSPAGGDAQSIDPLKEALQEALLRIRHLEREQSLLRRRIADRSTPRNASDPDTSDARVTAGDSSGSRDERTPAASIPTSPPNPLVAAMTSPTQVAGADHAQEPLPAAPSRSGLRDDSWADRDYLSWLVVGVCAIGLVLALVLGAMHLLDR; this is translated from the coding sequence ATGTTCGGTGAAGGCGTGAGGGAACAGGGTGAACAGCCGCGCGACTCCGGAGTGGGCGACGTGGGTCCATCGGCGGCCATCTTGCACGTCCAGCGCGTGGGGGGCAGACGACGCCGGCAGGTTGAACTCGGCGCCATGCCCCTGACGATCGGGCGATCCTCCGAGAACGCCCTGGTGCTGCGACATGGTGACGTCAGTCGTCGCCACTGCGTGGTGGAGCCATGTCCAGAGGGCTTTCGGCTGAACGATCTGGGTTCACGCTTCGGAACGCTGGTGAACGGTGAACGTGTCGCGATGCGACTTCTGAGTGACTCGGACCGCATCAGGATCGGACCCTATGAACTGATCGTGTCGCTGGTTGGGGAGGCGTCCACACCTGCGCCGACGGCCTCCGCTCATGGTGGTGGAGCGGTTGGGCCTCCGAGCGGGTTCGCGCCCTCGGACGCTCCGGCCCAATCCGGAAATCACAGGAACGCGGTTCCTTCTCCCGCAGGGGGCGATGCTCAATCCATTGACCCATTGAAGGAAGCGCTGCAGGAAGCCCTGCTGCGGATTCGGCATCTTGAACGGGAGCAGTCGCTGCTTCGACGGCGCATCGCCGATCGCTCCACGCCGAGAAACGCTTCGGATCCCGACACGAGCGATGCGAGGGTTACCGCTGGCGATTCCAGCGGGAGCAGGGATGAACGGACGCCGGCCGCGTCGATCCCGACATCACCCCCCAACCCGCTTGTCGCGGCGATGACCTCGCCGACGCAGGTCGCTGGGGCGGATCACGCTCAGGAACCTCTGCCCGCCGCCCCGTCCCGATCTGGGCTGAGAGACGATTCCTGGGCGGATCGCGACTACCTCTCGTGGCTCGTGGTGGGGGTCTGCGCGATTGGGCTGGTCCTGGCACTGGTTCTGGGTGCGATGCATCTGCTCGACCGATAA